The sequence below is a genomic window from Granulicatella elegans.
TCTTCAGTTAAGAATGGTCCAATTGGTTTTGTTGGATTTGAGAATGCTGGATCGTCTTTAGAAACGATTACTTGTGTTACTACTGCAGCTACATCTTTTTTAATGCCACGTGCTTGTAATTCATTGACTAATGCATTTTGTAACCAGAATCCAATTGATCCTTCTGTCATCGCAACACATGTGTCTAATGGCATTGCTGGATTTTTTTCTGAATCAGCTGCTGCTTGTTGTAATAATAAGTTACCAACTTGTGGTCCATTACCATGTGTAACAACTAATTCGTCGCCATTTTCAATGAATTGTACTAAGTATTTTGCTGTTTGAATTAATGCTTCTTGTTGTGCTTTTGCTGAAGCATCTGATGATAAAATTGCGTTACCGCCTAACGCTACTACGATTTTACGTGACATATTTATAAACTCCTTTATGATTAAAACTTAAACCTATACTATTTTTTACCTGCTAATCGATAAACTGCTTCGGCATAAATATCCATTGAATCAAATATATCTCTTAGCGACATTTTTTCATTTTCCATATGGAATGTAATTGGTGAATCTGGGAATACTGCTCCATAAGCCACACAATTTTTCATTGTACGAGCAAAAGTTGCTCCACCTGAAGATTGTGGTAAATGAGTTGTATCACCAGTTTTTTCTTGGTATACAGCCATTAATGTATCTACTAGAACACTATCTAATGGCACATACAATGGTGCTAAATAATCATATTCTTCATACTCTAATCCAAATTCATTCGCTTTCTCAGATAAAGTTTTAACAATTGCATCTTTATCTGCTAATACTGGAATACGAATATCAATACGAATTTCTGATTTTTCCGGTGTAATCGTCACACCTGCTACATTGAATGTTAAACCACCTGATGGCTCATCTTCAATTTTTCCTAAAATACTACTTCCTGTAGCATCTTCTCCAACTACTTCTGAAATAAATGCTAATACTGAATGATCAACAGCTGAATAAAGTCCTTTTACTAATCTAACTAACGCATTCACACCATGTGGCGCATCTTTTGCGTGTTTAGAAACTCCTAGAACAGTCACTTTATCTTCCTGCGTTTCATATTCAAATTTTAATGAAGATAATTTCTCTACTACTTGAGAAAAATACTCTCCTTTATAAGATGCTTCACCTGGTACTACATTAAAAGCATCTCCTGAATGAAAGTTTAAAACGTCGCTTCCTGGTCCATGTAATTTTACTTGCAATAAACCTTTTTCAGCATAGGTTAATGGAAATTCCGCATCAGGTGCAAATCCCATTGTCGCTACTTCTTCTAACTCGCCATAACGAGCTAAACAACGCCATAATGTTTCTTCATCAGTCCCAAAAATGAATCGAATTCGTTTATCAAATTCTACTCCGGCATCCATTAACGCTTTTACTGCATATAAGGCTGCCATTGAAGGGCCTTTATCATCTTGAGTCCCTCTTCCATATAAGAAACCATCTTTTAAAACAGCTTCAAATGGAGGAGTATCCCAATTATTCAAATCTCCTGCTGGAACAACGTCCAAGTGACATAGAATGGCTAATGATTCTTCACCACTTCCCACTTCAGCATAACCATAATATCCTTTCGGATCAATGTAAGTGCTAAAGCCTAATTCACGGCATAAAGCCAATGCATCTTCTAATGCAAATTGAATATCTTTTCCAAAAGGAGTGTCTCCTTCACCTTCATTTAGGACAGAAGGAATACGAACCAATCGTTTAATCGATTCAATACATTCTTCTTTATGTTTTTCTGTAATAAATGTGCTCATCGTATCCTCCTTAAGAAATAAGAAATCCCCCCTTAAATCGAGGGGAGTTCTTTTAATGTTATTTTACTAATTAAATATGAATGAATGTTCCTAAGATTAATAATAGGATTGAAACGCCCATTACAATACCTACTAATTTAGCAATAAATTTCCACCAAGTTGTGATGTCGATACGTCCTATTGCTAATGCACCCATTACGATACCTGAAGTTGGTGATAGTAAGTTTAGTACCCCATTTGCTGATTGGAAAGCAGTAACTACTAATGATTGAGATACATTTACGAATTCTCCTAAAGGCGCTAAGATACCAATTGTAGCACCTGCTAAACCTGAAGAAGAAGGAATTAAGAATGATAATGGTAAGTAGAAGATGTATGTTAATACGATAAACACTTGAGCTGATAAACCTGATAATGCATTTTCACCGAAGTTCAAGATTGTAGCTGTAATCATACCATCGTTCATAATTACTTGAATACCACGAGCTAATGCACAGATTAAAGCAACACCTAATAAATCTGCAGCACCTGTCATAAATACTTGAACGAATTTTTCTTCTTTCATTCTGTAAGTAATACCCACTAAAACAGCCATCATTAAGAATAACATTGTAATTTCAGGGAAGTACCACTCACCTAAAGGTAGTGATTGACCAAATATTGTACCAATTAGAGGAAGTCCAACAATAACGTCATTTAATTTTTCAAATACATGAATATTGAATTTAGCCCATGGAATTAAGCTTAAAATCATGATGATAAATGTAATTACGAATACAGTTAATACGGCTTTTTGTTTACCACTTAATTCTGCTTCTGTTTGTTCAACACTAAAGTATGATAAATCAGCTTCACGTGTAGCAAATGTATAAGATTTAGAATGATCTTTTTCTATTTTGCTTGCATAGTTATATACATAGAATGCAGAAATTGCCCACATAACAACGAAGAAGATTAAACGTAATCCAATACCTTCTGCAACACTAATACCAGCTGCATCTGAAGCAACCCCTGTTGCAAATGGGTTAACTGTTGAAGCTAAACATCCAATTTGAGAACCAATTAATACAATTGCTACACCAGTAATTGTATCAAAACCTACTGCTAACATTACAGGAACGATTAATGGGTAGAATGCCATTGTTTCTTCACCCATACCATAAGTTGATCCACCTAATGCAAATAAGAACATTAAAACTGGAATTAAAGCTTTTTCACGGCCTTTATATTTACGAACAATAGATGCAATCCCTACGTCTAAAGCTCCTGTTTCAGTAACAACTCCTAAGAATCCACCAACCATTAAAATAAAGAATGAAACTTGAATCGCACCATCAGTTCTTAATGTGATTTCATTAGGTTCACCTTCATTTAACATATGTTCGCGTCCTAACATACCATATACTGGAGACATAACAATATCATAAAAACTTTGAGGGTTTGAATCAACTTGTTGGTAAGTTCCAGCGATTAAATTGCCATCTTCTGTTTCATCATATTGTCCAGCTGGAATAATCCAAGTAAATAAAGCCATAATTGCAATGATAATGAATAAAACAGTATATGAAGAAGGCATTTTAAATCCTTTTTTTTCAGCTACTTGTTCTGACATAATAATATCCTCCATCTATTTATAAAAAAAACCATTCTGATTCTGATTCAACATCAGAACCAGAATGGCTTTCTCAGTTACTTTTGTTATTAAACTTTGTTTACAAATAAGTTACCTGCAGTTAAAGCCATAATTGCTTTAATTGAGTGCATACGGTTTTCAGCTTGATCGAATTGACGAGCATATTTGCTACGGAATACTTCATCAGTAACTTCCATTTCTTTAACACCAAATTCTTCAGCGATTTTTTTACCGTATTCTGTTTCAGTATCATGGAATGCTGGTAAGCAGTGCAATACGATTAAGTCTTCGTTTTCAGCTTTACGAACTAAGTCCATGTTAACTTGGTAAGGTTGTAATAAGTTTACACGCTCAGTGAATTTATCTTCTTCACCCATTGATACCCATACGTCAGTATATAATACATCTGCGCCTTTAACAGCTTTTTCAGCATCGTCTGTAATTAATATACGAGCTCCGCTTTCTTTAGCATAACCTTCAGCTAAAGCAACAACTTCTTTTTCAGGGAATAATTCTTTTGGTGAGAAGATATGAACGTTTACTCCTAAGATTGCACCTGTTACTAATAAACTGTTTGCAACGTTATTACGTCCGTCACCACAGTAAACTAGTGTTAATCCTTCTAATTTACCGAAGTTTTCTTTAACAGTTAAGTAGTCAGCAATCATTTGTGTTGGATGCCATGCATCTGTTAAACCATTCCATACAGGAACACCAGCGTATTTTGCTAAGTCTTCACACACTTGTTGGCTGAATCCACGGAATTCAATTCCATCAAACATACGGCCTAAAACTTTAGCAGTATCTTCCACTGATTCTTTCTTACCTAATTGGATATCGTTTTTACCTAAATATTCTGGGTGAGCACCTAAGTCAATTGCAGCAGTTGTGAAAGCTGCACGAGTACGAGTAGATGTTTTTTCGAATAATAAA
It includes:
- a CDS encoding M20 family metallopeptidase; this translates as MSTFITEKHKEECIESIKRLVRIPSVLNEGEGDTPFGKDIQFALEDALALCRELGFSTYIDPKGYYGYAEVGSGEESLAILCHLDVVPAGDLNNWDTPPFEAVLKDGFLYGRGTQDDKGPSMAALYAVKALMDAGVEFDKRIRFIFGTDEETLWRCLARYGELEEVATMGFAPDAEFPLTYAEKGLLQVKLHGPGSDVLNFHSGDAFNVVPGEASYKGEYFSQVVEKLSSLKFEYETQEDKVTVLGVSKHAKDAPHGVNALVRLVKGLYSAVDHSVLAFISEVVGEDATGSSILGKIEDEPSGGLTFNVAGVTITPEKSEIRIDIRIPVLADKDAIVKTLSEKANEFGLEYEEYDYLAPLYVPLDSVLVDTLMAVYQEKTGDTTHLPQSSGGATFARTMKNCVAYGAVFPDSPITFHMENEKMSLRDIFDSMDIYAEAVYRLAGKK
- a CDS encoding YfcC family protein produces the protein MSEQVAEKKGFKMPSSYTVLFIIIAIMALFTWIIPAGQYDETEDGNLIAGTYQQVDSNPQSFYDIVMSPVYGMLGREHMLNEGEPNEITLRTDGAIQVSFFILMVGGFLGVVTETGALDVGIASIVRKYKGREKALIPVLMFLFALGGSTYGMGEETMAFYPLIVPVMLAVGFDTITGVAIVLIGSQIGCLASTVNPFATGVASDAAGISVAEGIGLRLIFFVVMWAISAFYVYNYASKIEKDHSKSYTFATREADLSYFSVEQTEAELSGKQKAVLTVFVITFIIMILSLIPWAKFNIHVFEKLNDVIVGLPLIGTIFGQSLPLGEWYFPEITMLFLMMAVLVGITYRMKEEKFVQVFMTGAADLLGVALICALARGIQVIMNDGMITATILNFGENALSGLSAQVFIVLTYIFYLPLSFLIPSSSGLAGATIGILAPLGEFVNVSQSLVVTAFQSANGVLNLLSPTSGIVMGALAIGRIDITTWWKFIAKLVGIVMGVSILLLILGTFIHI
- the argF gene encoding ornithine carbamoyltransferase — its product is MTQVFQGRSFLKEKDFSRAEIEYLIDFSAHVKDLKKRGVPHKFLEGKNIALLFEKTSTRTRAAFTTAAIDLGAHPEYLGKNDIQLGKKESVEDTAKVLGRMFDGIEFRGFSQQVCEDLAKYAGVPVWNGLTDAWHPTQMIADYLTVKENFGKLEGLTLVYCGDGRNNVANSLLVTGAILGVNVHIFSPKELFPEKEVVALAEGYAKESGARILITDDAEKAVKGADVLYTDVWVSMGEEDKFTERVNLLQPYQVNMDLVRKAENEDLIVLHCLPAFHDTETEYGKKIAEEFGVKEMEVTDEVFRSKYARQFDQAENRMHSIKAIMALTAGNLFVNKV